The following proteins are encoded in a genomic region of Paenibacillus sp. FSL R7-0273:
- a CDS encoding protein O-GlcNAcase: MAMPLRERQYYFRDYYDQGEELVLEGQQLRCRLSSKFSMSQTYGGPLAADGPIVIVEQGGEAAEPGNAVLELEYEGTLKPDGYQLEISKDGKITIAASNKRGLKFGMDALIRLISTDGGKCRLPVAVIHDEPSFPVRGIIEGFYGKPWSFEDRMDAVRYIAAHRMNTFMYAPKDDPYHRELWREPYPEEAFARIAELKQECDDQLVDFYYCISPGNDLQFRSKADFASLENKLAAMVSIGVRHFALLMDDIDYELSGDNLHYLERSGLAHAYVANHVYTYLNSQLPGFTLAMCPSEYWSYWDTGYKRDIREQLHASIKVFWTGYSVFAPQIGSRHAQDNHRHYGHELWLWDNIPVNDADYDRLFLDPVRGRYSQLGRTGHQAVVANPMVQWECSKITLNTLAHYMWNSERYMPELSWELSVREFAGALAEEMMFFCRQNLNSQLYSGGYEELKEAVQSKDIDRLDVYFDRLESTVSRLLQWDNSKFKEEAGPWLDRALADVELWRAVRRTVTGAGGGNGTGIGNGNGNGDGDAKESAGPGSSDELRRRAEACQAFKVRLGSDPAWRAAEAWGLAVREEKGGYRLT, from the coding sequence ATGGCTATGCCGCTTAGAGAACGGCAGTATTACTTCCGGGACTATTACGATCAGGGTGAGGAGCTGGTGCTGGAAGGACAGCAGCTGCGATGCAGGCTCTCTTCCAAATTTTCCATGAGTCAGACATACGGAGGCCCGCTTGCTGCGGATGGCCCGATTGTGATTGTTGAACAGGGCGGGGAGGCGGCTGAACCGGGCAATGCCGTGCTGGAGCTTGAGTATGAGGGTACGCTTAAGCCGGACGGTTATCAGCTTGAGATTAGCAAGGACGGTAAGATTACAATAGCCGCCTCCAATAAAAGAGGATTGAAATTCGGAATGGATGCGCTCATCCGGCTTATAAGCACAGATGGCGGCAAATGCCGGCTGCCGGTGGCGGTCATTCACGATGAGCCTTCTTTTCCGGTCCGCGGCATCATTGAGGGCTTCTACGGCAAGCCTTGGAGCTTCGAGGACCGGATGGATGCTGTGCGCTATATAGCAGCTCACCGGATGAACACTTTCATGTATGCTCCCAAGGATGACCCCTATCACCGCGAGCTGTGGCGTGAGCCTTACCCCGAGGAGGCTTTTGCGCGGATTGCGGAGCTGAAGCAGGAATGTGATGATCAGCTGGTGGACTTCTATTATTGCATTAGTCCGGGGAACGATCTGCAGTTTCGCAGCAAGGCGGATTTCGCCAGTCTGGAAAATAAGCTGGCAGCGATGGTCTCCATCGGTGTCCGGCATTTTGCACTGCTGATGGACGACATCGATTATGAGCTGTCCGGGGATAATCTCCATTACCTTGAGCGCTCCGGGCTGGCCCATGCTTACGTGGCAAACCATGTTTATACCTATTTGAACAGTCAGTTGCCTGGCTTTACACTGGCGATGTGCCCCTCGGAATACTGGTCGTACTGGGATACCGGCTATAAAAGGGATATCCGGGAGCAGCTGCATGCAAGCATCAAGGTGTTCTGGACCGGCTATTCCGTCTTTGCCCCGCAAATCGGCAGCAGGCATGCACAGGATAATCACCGTCATTACGGGCATGAGCTGTGGCTGTGGGACAACATACCCGTTAATGATGCCGACTACGACAGGCTGTTTCTGGACCCGGTACGCGGGCGGTATTCACAGCTTGGCCGGACCGGACACCAGGCGGTTGTAGCCAATCCGATGGTTCAATGGGAATGCTCCAAAATTACACTGAACACATTGGCCCACTATATGTGGAACAGCGAGCGTTATATGCCGGAGCTGTCCTGGGAGCTGTCGGTCCGGGAATTTGCCGGAGCGCTGGCAGAGGAGATGATGTTCTTCTGCCGCCAGAATCTAAACAGCCAGCTCTACAGCGGCGGGTATGAGGAACTGAAAGAAGCTGTGCAGAGCAAGGATATCGATAGGCTCGATGTGTACTTCGACCGTCTGGAGAGCACCGTCTCCCGGTTACTGCAATGGGACAACAGCAAGTTTAAGGAGGAAGCAGGACCGTGGCTGGATAGAGCGCTGGCGGACGTTGAGCTGTGGAGAGCGGTCCGGCGGACGGTTACCGGGGCTGGTGGCGGGAACGGGACTGGAATCGGGAACGGGAACGGGAACGGGGATGGCGATGCAAAAGAGTCGGCTGGGCCCGGAAGCAGTGATGAATTGCGCCGGCGGGCCGAAGCCTGTCAGGCCTTTAAGGTCCGGCTGGGCAGTGATCCGGCCTGGAGAGCAGCCGAAGCCTGGGGGCTGGCCGTCCGGGAGGAGAAAGGCGGATACCGGCTGACTTAG
- a CDS encoding cellulase family glycosylhydrolase, whose amino-acid sequence MPKNKSLLPEALPAFAPYASSKRSPRVLPKLLLLVLSTFLLLTLVTPNVSAAASASKKPKPSAMQSYVDAMQPGWNLGNTLDATGADETSWGNPKVTKELIKKIADQGYRSIRIPVTWDVHIGAAPNYTIEPAYLARVRQVVDWALAEKLYVMINVHHDSWMWISGMEQKHDEVLARYNAVWKQVAATFKNHPDKLMFESINEPRFTDGGTTDEAKATAMLNELNKSFHSIVRSSGGKNTARPLVLPSLESSPTQERMDVLYQTITGLKDPNLIATVHYYGFWPFSVNIAGYTKFDADTQNDIIQTFDKVHATFTAKGIPVILGEYGLLGFDQSTAAIEQGEKLKFFEFLGYYLKEKRITSMLWDNGQHFGRTTYKWSDPQLFTMIKTSWTTRSATAESDLIYLEKGAAVKDTAILLNLNGNKLKSLSVAGSKLKQGSDYTLSGNKLTIKAAKLKSLTKSGKLGVNATLTAKFNKGAAWTFKLTVYAKPKLSNVTGMTASFKIPAAFNGDSLATMEAVYAAGGNAGPQNWTPYKEFAYTFSPSYSTGEISLTENFFKEVNDGEVILKFHFWSGQIISYKLTKSGAAVSGEAI is encoded by the coding sequence ATGCCTAAGAATAAATCATTGCTGCCAGAAGCATTGCCTGCATTTGCGCCGTACGCATCATCCAAGCGCTCACCACGCGTTTTACCTAAACTATTATTACTCGTACTATCCACATTCCTGCTGCTTACGCTGGTAACGCCAAATGTATCTGCGGCGGCCTCCGCCTCCAAGAAACCTAAACCATCTGCCATGCAGAGCTATGTGGATGCCATGCAGCCGGGCTGGAACCTGGGTAATACGCTCGATGCTACGGGAGCCGACGAAACCTCCTGGGGCAACCCCAAGGTTACCAAAGAGCTGATCAAGAAAATCGCTGACCAAGGGTACCGGAGCATCCGCATTCCCGTAACCTGGGATGTACACATCGGAGCAGCTCCGAACTACACAATCGAGCCCGCTTATCTCGCCAGAGTCCGGCAGGTGGTGGACTGGGCGCTCGCCGAGAAGCTGTATGTCATGATCAATGTCCACCATGATTCCTGGATGTGGATCAGCGGGATGGAGCAGAAGCATGATGAGGTGCTGGCCCGCTATAACGCGGTCTGGAAGCAGGTGGCTGCCACATTCAAGAACCATCCGGATAAGCTGATGTTCGAGAGCATTAACGAACCGAGGTTCACCGACGGTGGTACGACGGATGAAGCTAAGGCTACCGCGATGCTGAACGAGCTGAACAAATCCTTCCACAGCATTGTCAGAAGCTCAGGCGGTAAGAACACAGCCCGGCCGCTGGTGCTCCCGTCGCTGGAATCCTCCCCGACCCAGGAGCGGATGGATGTGCTGTATCAAACGATTACCGGGCTGAAGGATCCTAATCTGATTGCTACTGTGCATTACTACGGCTTCTGGCCGTTCAGCGTGAATATTGCCGGCTACACCAAATTCGATGCCGATACACAAAATGACATCATCCAGACCTTTGACAAAGTGCACGCTACCTTTACGGCCAAAGGCATCCCGGTCATCCTCGGCGAATATGGCTTGCTTGGCTTTGACCAGAGCACGGCTGCGATTGAGCAGGGGGAGAAGCTGAAGTTTTTTGAATTCCTCGGCTATTATCTGAAAGAGAAACGGATTACCTCGATGCTGTGGGACAACGGGCAGCATTTTGGCCGCACAACTTATAAATGGTCTGATCCGCAGCTGTTTACGATGATCAAGACCAGCTGGACTACACGCTCGGCTACTGCTGAAAGTGATCTGATCTATCTTGAAAAGGGTGCGGCGGTCAAGGATACCGCCATCCTGCTTAACCTGAACGGCAACAAGCTGAAATCGCTCAGCGTAGCCGGCAGCAAGCTTAAGCAAGGCAGTGATTACACCCTCAGCGGCAACAAGCTGACGATTAAGGCGGCGAAGCTGAAGAGCCTTACCAAGTCAGGCAAGCTGGGCGTAAATGCCACCCTTACCGCAAAGTTCAACAAAGGTGCAGCCTGGACCTTTAAGCTCACCGTTTATGCCAAGCCTAAGCTAAGCAACGTTACTGGAATGACAGCCTCCTTCAAAATCCCGGCCGCCTTTAACGGTGACAGCCTGGCTACAATGGAAGCCGTATATGCTGCAGGCGGCAACGCCGGGCCGCAGAACTGGACGCCTTACAAGGAGTTCGCTTACACGTTCAGCCCTTCCTATAGCACAGGAGAGATTAGCCTGACGGAGAATTTCTTCAAGGAAGTCAATGACGGTGAAGTGATTCTGAAATTCCATTTCTGGAGCGGCCAGATTATCAGCTACAAGCTTACGAAGAGCGGAGCCGCCGTTAGCGGTGAAGCGATCTAG